One Pyrus communis chromosome 13, drPyrComm1.1, whole genome shotgun sequence genomic window carries:
- the LOC137713695 gene encoding uncharacterized protein, protein MVSSERRSFSSSTGSTAAGQSLLPDSGSYSSSTSGGVGGSGGADRMVKEELEAAEALADLAFLAMRESSGAESAGHWGQKGKRARKRVKSESPPSRSGLNPLDPPPTCPDLLPQDQAVTGLQQCETVCTNVLTEPVKTEQVLSEKVVKAEHDTEINKPSPICTTIYPSFTCSKSRRNLTEEEKDERRIRRIMANRESARQTIRRRQALCEELTRKAADLALENENLKRKKELAVKEFQSLEKTNKHLKVQMAKVIKAEDQEAPAKNMSAYVQMQIPPSSPTNSPFFLFNRPPFTPLFWPPIIQSPNSIQVQHVLQNPTAVLSNISLPANGTAESSLDQENPPNINGARTPLYVFPCPWFIPHFDNGNGLQPQSSLCLNNKQEETSFNNQYSSSSSSRAATQLDNHQPSLPVRLKTEDSASIEGRPSHDLNETPAQFPLDEGDQHTGPHPKENGCKEIFVSPSSLNHAGVASCIKHENGFEPDYTVTVDNSYHKFSALPEKNLPEKNSEPIIYPTGKLADAIAAAEARKRRKKLTKLKNLHGRQCRTQC, encoded by the exons ATGGTGTCTTCCGAGAGGCGGTCGTTTTCGAGCTCGACAGGGTCCACGGCGGCGGGGCAGTCGTTGTTGCCTGATTCCGGTTCTTATTCGTCGTCGACGAGCGGTGGGGTTGGCGGAAGCGGCGGAGCGGATCGGATGGTGAAGGAGGAGCTCGAGGCGGCGGAGGCGCTGGCGGATTTGGCATTTTTGGCTATGCGCGAGAGTAGCGGCGCTGAATCGGCTGGGCATTGGGGGCAGAAAGGGAAGCGAGCGAGGAAGCGAGTCAAGAGCGAGTCTCCGCCGAGTCGGTCGGGTTTGAACCCGCTTGACCCGCCTCCCACATGTCCGGATCTTCTCCCTCAG GATCAAGCGGTGACAGGTTTGCAGCAATGTGAAACGGTATGCACAAATGTCCTTACAGAACCAGTGAAGACTGAGCAGGTTCTGAGTGAAAAGGTTGTGAAGGCTGAGCATGATACAGAAATAAATAAGCCAAGTCCTATATGCACTACAATTTACCCATCATTTACTTGCAGCAAGTCAAGGCGGAATTTAACTGAG GAGGAAAAGGACGAGCGGAGGATACGCAGAATAATGGCAAACCGAGAGTCAGCTAGGCAAACAATTCGTCGACGGCAG GCTCTATGTGAGGAGTTAACCAGAAAAGCTGCCGATCTGGCATTGGAGAATGAAAATCTGAAAAGG AAAAAGGAGTTAGCGGTAAAGGAGTTCCAGTCCTTGGAGAAAACAAATAAGCACTTGAAAGTTCAG ATGGCTAAAGTGATAAAGGCAGAGGATCAGGAAGCGCCGGCCAAAAATATGTCAGCCTATGTGCAGATGCAGATACCTCCATCTTCGCCTACAAATTCCCCATTCTTCTTGTTTAATCGCCCACCGTTTACACCACTTTTCTGGCCTCCTATCATTCAATCCCCAAATTCTATTCAGGTGCAGCACGTACTACAAAATCCAACAGCTGTTCTGTCAAACATCTCATTGCCGGCTAATGGTACAGCTGAGTCTTCTCTTGATCAAGAAAACCCCCCAAACATCAATGGAGCGAGAACTCCTTTATATGTATTTCCGTGTCCTTGGTTCATCCCTCATTTTGATAATGGGAATGGACTCCAACCCCAGTCCTCCTTGTGCCTGAATAATAAACAAGAAGAAACTTCTTTTAATAACCAGTACAGCTCTAGTTCATCTTCAAGAGCTGCTACGCAGTTAGACAACCACCAGCCGTCTCTCCCTGTCAGATTAAAAACAGAAGATTCCGCTTCAATTGAAGGCAGACCTTCACATGACCTTAACGAGACCCCAGCTCAGTTTCCTCTGGATGAAGGTGATCAGCACACAGGACCTCACCCGAAAGAAAATGGTTGTAAGGAAATATTCGTTTCTCCATCATCACTCAACCATGCCGGAGTTGCTTCTTGTATCAAGCATGAGAACGGATTTGAACCAGATTACACTGTAACGGTCGACAACTCTTATCACAAGTTCTCTGCCTTGCCAGAGAAGAACTTGCCAGAGAAGAACAGCGAACCAATCATCTACCCTACTGGGAAACTCGCGGATGCGATTGCTGCAGCTGAAGCgagaaagaggaggaaaaaacTCACGAAGCTGAAGAACCTTCATGGCCGGCAGTGTCGAACACAGTGCTGA